A window from Pseudomonas moraviensis encodes these proteins:
- a CDS encoding DUF4123 domain-containing protein: protein MQSEELTPEQWLARQPLHASEQLFAIFSRASDADVFAAWQGTADPIWAETIYAEWDAVMPYVGIVAADSEFLRWVAQTDSRDWGWLAVSSADLEALVEHFRSLTQVLMPDGKPVFFRFWDGRYLLPLLQVDEVNPAQLLPVISRGLINGKAVEIGGRALVSGRVFPWWKVPQSVLAQTDESVRVANALQWLGEEQPAVFEGFPEAVLRCKVGQFFKSSMSEDSSRSALLEFLLAEAE, encoded by the coding sequence GTGCAGTCTGAAGAATTGACGCCCGAACAGTGGCTGGCGCGTCAGCCGCTGCACGCGTCGGAGCAACTGTTCGCAATTTTCAGCCGCGCCAGTGATGCCGATGTTTTTGCGGCCTGGCAGGGCACGGCTGATCCGATCTGGGCCGAGACGATTTATGCCGAGTGGGACGCGGTGATGCCTTACGTGGGAATTGTCGCAGCGGACAGTGAGTTTTTACGTTGGGTGGCACAAACCGACTCGCGGGACTGGGGGTGGCTGGCGGTGTCTTCGGCGGATCTGGAAGCGCTGGTCGAGCATTTCCGCAGCTTGACTCAAGTGCTGATGCCGGACGGTAAACCAGTGTTTTTTCGCTTCTGGGATGGGCGGTATCTGCTGCCTCTATTGCAGGTCGATGAGGTCAATCCGGCGCAGTTGCTGCCGGTGATTTCGCGAGGCTTGATCAATGGCAAAGCCGTTGAAATCGGCGGCCGGGCGCTGGTTTCGGGGCGAGTCTTTCCGTGGTGGAAGGTGCCTCAATCGGTGTTGGCACAGACTGATGAGAGCGTACGCGTCGCGAACGCTCTGCAATGGCTCGGCGAGGAGCAACCGGCCGTGTTCGAGGGGTTTCCCGAAGCGGTGCTGCGCTGCAAGGTCGGGCAGTTTTTCAAATCATCGATGTCGGAAGATTCGTCACGATCTGCGCTTCTGGAGTTTTTGCTGGCAGAGGCGGAGTGA
- a CDS encoding 23S rRNA (adenine(2030)-N(6))-methyltransferase RlmJ, with protein MNYRHAFHAGNHADVFKHLTLTRLIALMSRKEQPFAYLDTHAGIGLYDLQGDQANRTGEYLEGIARLWDQPDLPALTADYMKVLHEMNPDGQLRYYPGSPELARRLTRPQDRVMLNEKHPEDGVLLKDNMAGDRRVKVHLGEGWHVARAMLPVQEKRAVMLIDPPFEQLDEMQRCAASMKEAIGRMRQTVAAIWYPVKDQRALRRFYQDLAGTGAPKLLRVELLVHPLDTPNSLNGSGLAIANPPWGLEEELRELLPWLSKKLGQTQGGWQMDWLIAES; from the coding sequence ATGAATTATCGTCACGCCTTCCATGCCGGCAATCACGCCGATGTGTTCAAACACCTGACCTTGACCCGCCTCATCGCCCTGATGTCGCGCAAGGAGCAGCCGTTTGCCTATCTCGACACGCACGCCGGCATTGGTCTGTATGACTTGCAGGGCGATCAGGCCAATCGCACCGGCGAGTACCTGGAAGGCATCGCGCGGTTGTGGGATCAGCCGGACCTGCCGGCGCTGACCGCCGACTACATGAAGGTGCTGCACGAGATGAACCCGGATGGCCAGTTGCGCTACTACCCGGGTTCTCCCGAGCTGGCGCGGCGTCTGACCCGGCCGCAGGATCGGGTGATGCTCAACGAGAAACACCCCGAAGACGGTGTGTTGCTCAAGGACAACATGGCCGGTGATCGTCGGGTGAAAGTGCATCTGGGCGAGGGCTGGCACGTGGCGCGGGCGATGTTGCCGGTGCAGGAGAAGCGCGCGGTGATGCTGATCGATCCGCCTTTCGAGCAGCTCGACGAGATGCAGCGCTGTGCGGCATCAATGAAAGAAGCCATCGGCCGTATGCGCCAGACCGTAGCAGCGATCTGGTATCCGGTGAAGGATCAGCGTGCACTGCGGCGTTTTTATCAGGATCTGGCCGGCACGGGTGCGCCGAAGCTGCTGCGTGTGGAGTTGCTCGTGCATCCGCTGGATACGCCGAACAGCCTGAACGGTTCCGGGCTGGCGATCGCCAATCCGCCGTGGGGGCTGGAGGAAGAGTTGCGTGAGTTGCTGCCGTGGCTGTCGAAGAAGCTGGGGCAGACCCAGGGCGGCTGGCAGATGGATTGGCTGATTGCCGAGAGCTGA
- the msrA gene encoding peptide-methionine (S)-S-oxide reductase MsrA: MVLRSEILVNKNVLPTKEQALPGRETPMTLPEKHFVFEETPLLGPFFQDVDFAIFGLGCFWGAERRFWQREGVVSTVVGYAGGFTPNPTYEEVCSGLTGHAEVVLVVYDKAKVSYEELLAMFWELHNPTQGMRQGNDIGTQYRSVIYATTPEQLDAALKSKAVYQAELAKAGLGVISTEIDQAPTVYFAEAYHQQYLAKNPEGYCGIGGTGVCMPASLAAN, translated from the coding sequence ATGGTTCTGCGCTCGGAAATTCTGGTGAACAAAAACGTGCTTCCAACCAAAGAACAAGCCCTGCCCGGCCGCGAAACCCCGATGACCCTGCCGGAAAAACATTTCGTTTTCGAAGAAACTCCGCTGCTCGGTCCATTCTTTCAGGACGTCGACTTCGCGATTTTCGGTCTCGGTTGCTTCTGGGGCGCGGAACGACGCTTCTGGCAGCGCGAAGGCGTGGTCAGCACCGTGGTCGGTTACGCCGGTGGCTTCACGCCGAACCCGACTTATGAAGAAGTCTGCTCCGGCCTGACCGGCCATGCCGAAGTGGTTCTGGTGGTGTATGACAAGGCCAAGGTCAGCTATGAAGAGCTGCTGGCAATGTTCTGGGAGCTGCACAACCCGACCCAGGGCATGCGCCAGGGCAACGACATCGGCACCCAGTACCGCTCGGTGATCTACGCCACCACCCCGGAGCAACTGGATGCTGCGTTGAAAAGCAAAGCCGTGTATCAGGCTGAACTGGCGAAGGCCGGTCTGGGTGTAATCAGCACCGAGATCGACCAGGCACCGACCGTGTACTTTGCCGAGGCCTATCACCAGCAGTATCTGGCGAAGAATCCGGAAGGTTACTGCGGCATTGGCGGCACCGGCGTGTGCATGCCTGCGAGCCTGGCAGCCAACTAA
- a CDS encoding putative bifunctional diguanylate cyclase/phosphodiesterase — protein sequence MKSQPDAASRKAAEVVTQLPVPSRLGMLRFERLNEASWAMLFLDPNCERQFGQPAVELCALVGSPYASLMEPEARYQLHDAIQQQLSNNPHYAVRYTLHTVAGALNILELGEAYKQHNRHLLRGYLLAVDDVFDETQALPSVDLETQNSRLQIALELNQRAQQEQLQHLERVRAQQDLILLLARQRYSTHNSLQEAAELITRCACDIYEIDCASLWNLEGQRLLPISAYHRATQEYLLPEPIDISGFPNYMEALHSSRAIDAHNAMHDPRTREMAEAMRPRDVNAMLDASIRVDGQVVGVLCLEQTGATRAWQSDEIAFAGELADQFAQVINNHNRRTATSALHLFQRAVEQSANAFLLVNCDGVVEYVNPSFTAITQYTTDEVHGQRLSELPALENLSELLFDAPSALAQSNSWQGEFKSRRKNLEPYWGQLSISKVYGDNRELTHYIGIYEDITQTKLAQQRIERLAYTDNLTNLGNRPAFIRNLDERFARDSDAPISLLLVDIDNFKRINDSLGHQTGDKLLISLARRLRNSLSPSGSLARFASNEFAVLLDDTDLEAGQQIASQLLMTLDKPMFVDNQLISVTGSVGLACAPLHGRDPQTLMRNAGLALHKAKANGKHQLQVFTEALNAEASYKLFVENNLRRALTQNELDVFYQPKLCLRSGRLLGMEALLRWNHPERGMIRPDQFISVAEETGLIIPIGKWIARQACRMSKSLTAAGLGNLQVAINLSPKQFSDPDLVASIANILKEEALPANLLELELTEGLLLEATEDTHLQLDQLKRLGLTLAMDDFGTGYSSLSYLKKFPIDIIKIDRSFIHEIPDNQDDMEITSAVIAMAHNLKLKVVAEGIETAEQLAFLRRHRCDVGQGYLFDRPIPGDELIKALKRYPRGPLCL from the coding sequence ATGAAGAGCCAACCCGATGCCGCCAGCCGTAAGGCGGCCGAGGTAGTGACGCAGTTGCCTGTGCCCTCGCGGCTCGGCATGCTGCGTTTCGAGCGCCTGAATGAAGCGAGTTGGGCGATGCTGTTTCTCGATCCCAACTGCGAACGCCAATTCGGCCAGCCGGCCGTCGAGCTTTGCGCACTGGTCGGTTCGCCCTACGCCAGTCTGATGGAGCCGGAAGCGCGCTATCAGCTGCACGATGCGATCCAGCAACAGTTGAGCAATAACCCGCATTACGCCGTGCGCTACACCCTGCACACCGTCGCCGGTGCGTTGAACATCCTTGAGTTGGGCGAAGCCTATAAACAGCACAACCGGCACTTGCTGCGCGGCTATCTGCTGGCCGTCGACGACGTGTTCGACGAAACCCAGGCACTGCCTTCGGTCGATCTGGAAACCCAGAACTCGCGCCTGCAGATCGCGCTGGAGCTTAACCAGCGCGCCCAGCAGGAACAACTGCAGCATCTGGAACGCGTGCGTGCCCAGCAGGATCTGATTCTGCTGCTCGCGCGCCAGCGTTACAGCACGCACAACTCACTGCAGGAAGCCGCCGAGCTGATCACCCGCTGCGCCTGCGACATCTACGAGATCGACTGCGCCAGCCTGTGGAACCTCGAAGGCCAGCGGTTGCTGCCGATTTCCGCCTACCATCGTGCGACCCAGGAATATCTCCTGCCGGAGCCCATCGATATCAGCGGCTTCCCCAACTACATGGAAGCGCTGCACAGCAGCCGCGCCATCGATGCGCACAATGCGATGCATGACCCGCGTACCCGCGAAATGGCCGAGGCCATGCGTCCGCGTGACGTCAATGCGATGCTCGACGCCAGCATTCGCGTCGACGGCCAGGTGGTCGGCGTGTTGTGCCTGGAACAGACCGGCGCCACCCGCGCCTGGCAGTCCGACGAAATCGCCTTTGCCGGCGAGCTGGCCGACCAGTTCGCGCAAGTGATCAACAACCACAACCGCCGCACCGCCACCAGCGCCCTGCACCTGTTCCAGCGCGCGGTCGAGCAAAGTGCCAACGCCTTTTTGCTGGTCAACTGCGACGGCGTGGTCGAGTACGTCAACCCGAGCTTCACGGCGATCACCCAGTACACCACCGATGAAGTCCACGGCCAGCGCCTGTCGGAGTTGCCGGCACTGGAAAACCTCAGCGAGCTGCTGTTCGACGCGCCCTCGGCGCTGGCCCAGAGCAATAGCTGGCAGGGCGAATTCAAAAGCCGGCGCAAGAACCTCGAACCGTACTGGGGCCAGTTGTCGATTTCCAAGGTGTATGGCGACAACCGGGAGCTGACGCATTACATCGGCATCTACGAGGACATCACCCAGACCAAACTGGCGCAGCAGCGTATCGAGCGCCTGGCGTATACCGACAACCTGACCAACCTGGGCAACCGTCCGGCATTCATCCGCAATCTTGACGAGCGTTTCGCCCGCGACAGCGATGCGCCGATCAGCCTGTTGCTGGTCGACATCGACAACTTCAAGCGGATCAACGACAGCCTCGGTCACCAGACCGGCGACAAACTGTTGATCAGCCTTGCCCGGCGCCTGCGCAACAGCCTCAGCCCGAGTGGCAGCCTCGCGCGTTTTGCCAGTAACGAATTCGCCGTATTGCTCGACGACACCGACCTTGAAGCCGGGCAGCAGATTGCCAGTCAGTTGCTGATGACGCTCGACAAGCCGATGTTCGTCGACAATCAGTTGATCAGCGTCACCGGCTCCGTCGGCCTCGCCTGCGCGCCGCTGCACGGGCGCGATCCGCAGACCCTGATGCGCAACGCCGGTCTGGCGCTGCACAAGGCCAAGGCCAACGGTAAACACCAGTTGCAGGTATTCACTGAAGCGCTGAACGCCGAAGCCAGTTACAAACTGTTCGTCGAGAACAACCTGCGCCGCGCCCTGACCCAGAACGAGCTGGACGTGTTCTACCAGCCGAAACTGTGCCTGCGCAGCGGTCGCCTGCTGGGCATGGAAGCACTGCTGCGCTGGAACCACCCGGAGCGCGGCATGATCCGTCCGGACCAGTTCATCAGCGTCGCCGAAGAGACCGGCCTGATCATTCCGATTGGCAAATGGATCGCCCGTCAGGCCTGTCGCATGAGCAAATCCCTGACCGCCGCCGGCCTGGGCAATCTGCAAGTGGCAATCAACCTGTCGCCGAAACAATTCTCCGATCCGGATCTGGTCGCCTCGATCGCCAACATCCTCAAGGAGGAAGCGCTGCCGGCCAATCTGCTCGAGCTGGAGCTGACCGAAGGCCTGCTGCTGGAAGCCACCGAAGACACGCATCTGCAACTCGACCAGCTCAAGCGTCTGGGCCTGACCCTGGCGATGGACGATTTCGGCACCGGGTATTCATCGCTGAGTTATCTGAAGAAATTCCCGATTGACATCATCAAGATCGATCGCAGCTTCATCCATGAAATACCTGACAACCAGGACGACATGGAAATCACCTCCGCGGTGATTGCCATGGCCCATAACCTGAAACTCAAGGTGGTCGCCGAAGGCATCGAAACCGCCGAGCAACTGGCGTTCCTGCGCCGGCATCGTTGCGACGTCGGTCAGGGTTATCTGTTCGACCGACCGATTCCCGGTGACGAGTTGATCAAAGCCCTCAAGCGCTACCCGCGTGGGCCGCTGTGCCTCTAA
- a CDS encoding alkaline phosphatase D family protein gives MFKPTIGPIVGHATTNEVRIFMRGEQQDKKRVFAGVRARKAGAEKWSNSVFALLNPANDMSGVLVLQDLEADCEYEYQAGWLSPMNPVHTIDTVVEFPLQWPRQLYCFRTRTPQSSQPRAFVVGSCRYLRITAGIATLPQLGDRIFGSINQLIESSRPPVSAVIMTGDQVYVDDLNIIAPDREAKDILKKYRTAFSQPNIQRLMANTSTYMMLDDHEIEDNWPANAKAADKDLYRNAMAAYELYQASHSPVYACNGKGQIDRDSLKHYWYQFGDSDIAWFVTDSRTRRNLSKDDRRILDTEQEEALLDWLIHNTARVKFVVTSVMFYPDRKLNGDDAWKAFPEQRLRLLETIRTHRLKNVVFVSGDVHGSLTSRLTHSEDADFEVHTIVSSPLHNSKLLPYAKASTFILDQPLVRTAAGDYRHDLTSTVVSQDNFAHVVVEADRILVKYHDRDGKLLQSISMKLR, from the coding sequence ATGTTCAAACCGACTATCGGCCCCATCGTGGGTCATGCCACAACTAATGAAGTTCGCATTTTCATGCGCGGCGAACAACAGGACAAGAAACGCGTATTTGCCGGAGTCCGCGCTCGCAAAGCGGGCGCGGAAAAATGGTCAAACAGTGTATTTGCACTTTTGAATCCAGCCAATGACATGTCGGGAGTACTGGTACTGCAGGATCTCGAAGCCGATTGCGAATATGAATACCAGGCCGGCTGGTTGAGTCCGATGAACCCGGTACACACGATCGACACGGTAGTGGAGTTCCCACTGCAATGGCCGCGACAGCTTTACTGCTTTCGCACCCGCACCCCGCAATCCAGCCAGCCACGAGCTTTTGTGGTCGGGTCGTGCCGCTATCTGCGGATCACCGCCGGCATCGCGACGTTACCGCAACTGGGCGACCGCATTTTCGGCTCGATCAATCAGCTCATTGAAAGCAGCCGGCCTCCCGTCAGTGCGGTGATCATGACCGGGGATCAAGTGTATGTAGACGATTTGAATATCATTGCACCGGATCGCGAAGCCAAAGACATCCTGAAGAAATATCGGACCGCATTTTCGCAACCCAATATTCAACGACTGATGGCCAATACATCGACTTACATGATGCTCGACGATCATGAAATTGAGGATAACTGGCCCGCCAATGCGAAAGCAGCGGACAAGGACTTATATCGCAATGCCATGGCCGCTTATGAACTATATCAAGCCAGCCACAGCCCGGTTTATGCATGTAACGGCAAGGGTCAGATAGACCGGGACAGCTTGAAACATTACTGGTACCAGTTCGGCGACAGCGATATTGCCTGGTTCGTCACTGACAGTCGCACCCGGCGCAACTTGTCGAAGGATGACCGACGCATTCTCGATACTGAGCAGGAAGAGGCGCTGCTTGACTGGCTGATCCACAACACGGCACGGGTGAAGTTTGTTGTGACCAGCGTGATGTTCTATCCCGACCGCAAGTTGAACGGTGACGATGCCTGGAAAGCATTCCCCGAACAGCGTCTGCGCTTGCTGGAAACCATTCGCACCCATCGGCTCAAGAACGTGGTGTTTGTCTCAGGCGATGTCCATGGCTCGCTGACCAGTCGCCTGACTCACAGCGAAGACGCCGATTTCGAAGTCCACACCATCGTGTCCTCGCCGCTTCACAACAGCAAACTGTTGCCCTATGCCAAGGCGTCGACGTTCATCCTCGATCAACCGCTGGTGCGCACGGCGGCCGGCGACTACCGGCACGACCTGACCAGTACAGTGGTGAGCCAGGACAACTTTGCGCATGTGGTCGTCGAGGCTGATCGGATCCTGGTCAAGTATCACGATCGTGACGGCAAACTACTGCAATCGATCAGTATGAAATTGCGTTGA
- the aceF gene encoding dihydrolipoyllysine-residue acetyltransferase, with product MSELIRVPDIGSGEGEVIELFVKVGDRIEADQSILTLESDKASMEVPAPKAGVIKSLKVKLGDRLKEGDELLELEVEGAAEAAPAPAAAPAKAEEKPAAAPAAAAPAAAPAAASVQQVHVPDIGSSGKAQIIEIQVKVGDSVEADQSLITLESDKASMEIPSPAAGVVKAISVKLNDEVGTGDLILDLEVAGAAAPAAAAPAQAAAPAAAAAPAPAAAPAAAAADSVQDIHVPDIGSAGKAKIIEVLVKAGDSVEADQSLITLESDKASMEIPSPAAGVVESVSIKLDDEVGTGDLILKLKVKGAAPAAAPAPAAAPSAPAPAAAAPAAAAPAAPAAAPAAAPAKPGAKVHAGPAVRQLAREFGVELSAVGASGPHGRILKEDVQVYVKAMMQKAKEAPAAAGGATGGAGIPPIPVVDFSRFGEIEEVPMTRLMQVGAANLHRSWLNVPHVTQFDSADITELEAFRVAQKAVAEKAGVKLTILPLLLKTCAHLLKELPDFNSSLAPSGKAIIRKKYVNIGFAVDTPDGLLVPVIKNVDQKSLLQLAAEAASLAEKARTKKLSSDEMQGACFTISSLGHIGGTGFTPIVNAPEVAILGVSKATIQPVWDGKAFQPKLMLPLSLSYDHRVINGAAAARFTQRLGSLLGDIRTILL from the coding sequence GTGAGCGAACTCATTCGCGTACCTGACATCGGCAGCGGTGAAGGTGAAGTAATTGAACTGTTTGTGAAGGTCGGCGACCGCATCGAAGCCGACCAGAGCATCCTGACCCTGGAATCGGACAAGGCCAGCATGGAAGTGCCGGCCCCGAAAGCCGGCGTCATCAAGAGCCTGAAAGTGAAGCTGGGCGACCGCCTGAAAGAAGGCGACGAACTGCTCGAGCTGGAAGTCGAGGGCGCCGCAGAAGCGGCCCCTGCACCTGCCGCCGCTCCTGCGAAAGCCGAAGAGAAACCGGCCGCAGCCCCTGCTGCTGCCGCGCCTGCCGCTGCCCCTGCTGCCGCTTCGGTACAGCAAGTGCACGTGCCGGACATCGGTTCTTCGGGCAAGGCGCAGATCATCGAAATCCAGGTCAAGGTCGGCGACAGCGTCGAAGCTGATCAATCGCTGATCACCCTGGAATCCGACAAGGCCAGCATGGAAATCCCGTCGCCGGCCGCTGGCGTGGTCAAGGCCATCAGCGTCAAGCTCAACGACGAAGTCGGCACCGGCGACCTGATTCTGGATCTGGAAGTGGCAGGTGCTGCGGCCCCTGCTGCTGCCGCCCCGGCTCAGGCTGCTGCGCCTGCTGCCGCCGCTGCGCCAGCCCCGGCTGCTGCTCCGGCAGCAGCGGCCGCTGACAGTGTTCAGGACATCCACGTCCCGGACATCGGTTCGGCCGGCAAGGCAAAGATCATCGAAGTGCTGGTCAAGGCCGGCGACAGCGTCGAAGCCGACCAGTCGCTGATCACCCTGGAATCCGACAAGGCCAGCATGGAAATTCCATCGCCAGCGGCTGGCGTGGTCGAAAGCGTTTCGATCAAGCTGGATGACGAAGTCGGTACCGGCGACCTGATTCTCAAGCTTAAAGTCAAAGGCGCAGCACCTGCTGCTGCACCGGCTCCGGCTGCTGCACCGAGTGCTCCGGCACCTGCCGCTGCTGCTCCGGCCGCCGCTGCACCTGCTGCACCTGCTGCCGCTCCAGCCGCTGCGCCGGCCAAGCCTGGCGCGAAAGTTCACGCCGGCCCTGCCGTGCGTCAACTGGCCCGCGAGTTTGGCGTCGAGCTGAGCGCTGTTGGCGCCAGCGGTCCGCACGGTCGCATCCTCAAGGAAGACGTGCAGGTTTACGTCAAGGCGATGATGCAGAAGGCCAAGGAAGCACCGGCCGCTGCTGGCGGCGCTACTGGTGGTGCGGGCATCCCGCCGATCCCGGTGGTCGATTTCAGCCGTTTCGGCGAAATCGAAGAAGTGCCGATGACCCGCCTGATGCAGGTCGGTGCCGCCAACCTGCACCGCAGCTGGCTGAACGTGCCGCACGTGACGCAATTCGACTCGGCGGACATCACCGAGCTGGAAGCCTTCCGTGTTGCGCAGAAAGCCGTGGCCGAGAAGGCTGGCGTCAAGCTGACCATCCTGCCGCTGCTGCTCAAGACCTGCGCGCACCTGCTCAAGGAGCTGCCGGACTTCAACAGTTCGCTGGCACCAAGTGGCAAGGCGATCATCCGCAAGAAGTACGTGAACATCGGCTTCGCCGTCGACACTCCGGACGGCCTGCTCGTGCCGGTGATCAAGAACGTCGACCAGAAGAGCCTGCTGCAACTCGCTGCCGAAGCAGCTTCGCTGGCTGAAAAGGCCCGCACCAAGAAGCTGTCCTCGGACGAGATGCAAGGCGCCTGCTTCACCATTTCCAGCCTCGGCCACATTGGCGGCACCGGCTTCACGCCGATCGTCAACGCGCCGGAAGTGGCGATCCTCGGTGTTTCCAAGGCAACCATCCAGCCAGTCTGGGACGGCAAAGCCTTCCAGCCGAAGCTGATGCTGCCACTGTCGCTGTCCTACGATCACCGTGTGATCAACGGCGCAGCCGCCGCACGCTTCACCCAGCGTCTGGGCAGCCTGTTGGGCGACATCCGCACCATCCTGCTGTAA